From Streptomyces asiaticus, one genomic window encodes:
- a CDS encoding RNA polymerase sigma factor has translation MSSRSEHSTQTTGARRARRRAPRSTTTRPQRPPERYEPYLDGLFTYCLSALCEHDAAAVAVGDVLAVAERRTGRGRGRVTAEDELSRPWLYAVARWACLRKLAERRGRTGTDTPGDGAGAELPEPIAAQRRRELAALAWPEAAGTSAEQREALELAVRHRLGPSEVAAVLGKDQEETRALLSSAACEVERTRAALAVVELGHCPVVARLAGDTQVLLSAALRRELVRHVDDCRECRRMAERATADGPWPGTAAAPAELPVVEAPRAAVHAALLGALGGRPARAGAGPRFDRRGFPLEPQDRAARRSRMRSRVLTTTVVATVVAAPVLALWAAYRGAPLAGDERDTDSVAAADADGADQAPAGQDRPARRSYEQTGSAQDRSGTRIGSGPRSAKAGRGASDVSVEVIDADGVVERPGHKGGEASHLDRSPAGGGRPGDGSGPSRPAPGPGRLTVTAHPEGDVTVITLTASGGSPVHWSASAGGPWLQLNHTAGVLRPGDSTTISVSVDHDREPAGHWSARVSVDPAGAVVLIEGRGTSPEPTPSPTDPSDQPTPTPSDPSPTPSGSPARR, from the coding sequence ATGAGCAGCAGGTCCGAGCACTCGACACAGACCACCGGCGCACGGCGGGCGCGGCGCCGTGCGCCCCGCTCCACCACCACCCGCCCGCAGCGGCCTCCGGAACGCTACGAGCCGTACCTGGACGGCCTGTTCACGTACTGCCTGTCGGCCCTGTGCGAGCACGACGCCGCGGCCGTCGCGGTGGGCGACGTACTGGCGGTGGCCGAGCGCCGCACCGGCCGGGGGCGGGGCCGGGTGACCGCGGAGGACGAGCTGTCCCGCCCGTGGCTCTACGCGGTCGCGCGCTGGGCCTGTCTGCGCAAACTGGCCGAGCGCCGCGGCCGTACGGGGACGGACACCCCGGGCGACGGCGCCGGGGCCGAGCTGCCCGAGCCCATCGCCGCCCAGCGCCGCCGCGAACTGGCGGCGCTGGCCTGGCCGGAGGCCGCCGGGACCTCCGCCGAGCAGCGCGAGGCGCTCGAGCTCGCGGTGCGCCACCGGCTGGGCCCCTCCGAGGTGGCCGCCGTGCTCGGCAAGGACCAGGAGGAGACCCGCGCCCTGCTCTCCAGCGCCGCCTGCGAGGTGGAGCGGACCCGCGCCGCGCTCGCCGTCGTCGAGCTCGGCCACTGCCCGGTGGTCGCGCGGCTCGCGGGCGACACCCAGGTGCTGCTCTCCGCCGCCCTCCGCCGTGAGCTGGTGCGCCATGTGGACGACTGCCGCGAGTGCCGCCGGATGGCCGAGCGCGCCACGGCCGACGGACCCTGGCCCGGTACGGCGGCCGCGCCCGCCGAGCTGCCGGTGGTGGAGGCCCCCCGCGCCGCCGTGCACGCCGCGCTGCTGGGTGCGCTGGGCGGACGGCCCGCCCGCGCGGGCGCCGGGCCCCGGTTCGACCGGCGCGGCTTTCCGCTGGAGCCCCAGGACCGGGCCGCCCGCCGCAGCCGGATGCGCAGCCGCGTGCTGACCACCACGGTGGTCGCCACGGTCGTGGCGGCCCCGGTGCTCGCCCTCTGGGCCGCCTACCGGGGCGCCCCGCTCGCCGGTGACGAGCGCGACACGGACTCGGTGGCCGCCGCCGACGCGGACGGCGCGGACCAGGCCCCGGCCGGTCAGGACCGGCCCGCCCGGCGCTCGTACGAGCAGACCGGCAGCGCGCAGGACCGTTCCGGCACGCGGATCGGCTCCGGCCCGCGCAGCGCCAAGGCGGGCCGGGGGGCGTCGGATGTGTCGGTCGAGGTGATCGACGCGGACGGGGTGGTGGAGCGGCCGGGGCACAAGGGCGGCGAGGCATCCCACCTCGACCGCTCCCCGGCCGGCGGCGGCCGCCCCGGTGACGGCTCCGGACCCTCCCGGCCCGCGCCAGGGCCGGGGCGGCTCACGGTCACGGCCCACCCCGAGGGCGATGTGACGGTCATCACCCTCACCGCGTCCGGCGGCTCACCGGTGCACTGGTCGGCCTCCGCCGGGGGGCCCTGGCTCCAGCTGAACCACACGGCCGGGGTGCTGCGGCCCGGCGACTCCACGACCATCTCGGTCTCGGTGGACCACGACCGGGAGCCGGCCGGGCACTGGAGCGCGCGGGTCTCGGTGGACCCGGCGGGGGCGGTGGTGCTGATCGAGGGCCGGGGTACGTCCCCCGAGCCCACGCCCAGCCCCACGGACCCCTCCGACCAGCCGACCCCGACCCCGAGCGACCCGTCACCGACACCCTCGGGCTCGCCCGCGAGGCGCTGA
- a CDS encoding Ppx/GppA phosphatase family protein, with protein MRLGVLDVGSNTVHLLVMDAHPGARPLPAHSHKAELRLAELLDGHGAIGPDGVDRLIATVREALEAAEDKGVEEVLPFATSAVREASNADEVLARVAEETGVRLQVLSGADEARLTFLAARRWFGWSRGKLLVLDIGGGSLEIAYGMDEEPDAAVSLPLGAGRLTGAWLPGDPPDPADVRALRRHVRAEIARSVGDFSRHGAPDHVVATSKTFKQLARITGAARSADGLYVERRLTRRALEEWVPKLATMPTQERAQLPGVSEGRAGQLTAGALVAEAAMDLFGVDQLEICPWALREGVILRRLDHLPT; from the coding sequence ATGAGACTCGGTGTCCTCGACGTGGGTTCAAATACGGTTCATCTGCTCGTGATGGATGCCCACCCCGGCGCGCGCCCGCTGCCCGCGCATTCGCACAAGGCCGAGCTGCGGCTCGCCGAACTCCTCGACGGGCACGGGGCCATCGGCCCCGACGGCGTCGACCGCCTGATCGCGACGGTCAGGGAGGCCCTGGAGGCGGCCGAGGACAAGGGTGTCGAGGAGGTTCTGCCGTTCGCGACCTCCGCCGTCCGCGAGGCGTCCAACGCCGATGAGGTCCTGGCCCGGGTCGCCGAGGAGACCGGCGTACGGCTCCAGGTGCTCAGCGGCGCGGACGAGGCGCGGCTCACCTTTCTGGCCGCCCGCCGCTGGTTCGGCTGGTCCAGGGGGAAGCTGCTGGTCCTGGACATCGGCGGCGGTTCGCTGGAGATCGCGTACGGCATGGACGAGGAGCCCGACGCGGCGGTCTCGCTGCCGCTCGGGGCCGGCCGGCTGACCGGGGCCTGGCTGCCCGGCGATCCGCCCGACCCGGCGGACGTACGGGCCCTGCGGCGCCATGTGCGGGCCGAGATCGCCCGGAGCGTCGGCGATTTCAGCCGTCATGGGGCGCCGGACCATGTGGTCGCCACCTCCAAGACCTTCAAGCAGCTGGCCAGGATCACCGGCGCCGCGCGCTCCGCCGATGGGCTCTACGTGGAGCGCCGGCTGACCCGCCGGGCGCTGGAGGAGTGGGTGCCCAAGCTGGCCACCATGCCCACCCAGGAGCGGGCCCAGCTGCCCGGGGTCTCCGAGGGCCGGGCCGGACAGCTCACGGCGGGGGCGCTGGTGGCGGAGGCCGCGATGGACCTGTTCGGCGTGGACCAGCTGGAGATCTGCCCGTGGGCGCTGCGCGAGGGTGTGATCCTCCGCCGCCTGGACCATCTGCCCACCTGA
- a CDS encoding sugar phosphate isomerase/epimerase family protein: MTEPVVRIPDAKVALSTASVYPESTATAFEIAARLGYDGVEVMVWTDPVSQDIEALRRLSDYHQVPILAVHAPCLLITQRVWSTDPWVKLQRARAAAEKLDASTVVVHPPFRWQRAYAREFVRGIWRMADETDVRFAVENMYPWRYRDREMLAYAPGWDVTQDDYRHFTIDLSHTATARTDALEMVDRMGDRLAHLHLADGQGSNKDEHLVPGRGTQPCAELLERLAVGGFNGNVVVEVNTRRAMSTTEREADLAEALAFTRLHLASPTSATRRRRAVPGS; this comes from the coding sequence GTGACAGAGCCAGTGGTGCGCATCCCGGATGCGAAGGTCGCGCTGTCCACAGCCTCGGTCTATCCGGAGTCGACGGCGACGGCCTTCGAGATCGCGGCACGCCTGGGCTACGACGGCGTCGAGGTCATGGTGTGGACTGATCCGGTCAGCCAGGACATCGAGGCGCTGCGTCGGCTCTCGGACTACCACCAGGTGCCGATCCTCGCCGTGCACGCCCCCTGTCTGCTGATCACCCAGCGGGTCTGGTCGACCGACCCGTGGGTGAAGCTCCAGCGGGCGAGGGCGGCGGCCGAGAAGCTCGACGCGTCCACCGTCGTGGTCCACCCGCCGTTCCGATGGCAGCGGGCGTACGCCCGCGAGTTCGTCCGCGGAATCTGGCGGATGGCGGACGAGACCGATGTGCGGTTCGCGGTCGAGAACATGTACCCGTGGCGCTATCGCGACCGCGAGATGCTCGCGTACGCCCCGGGCTGGGACGTCACCCAGGACGACTACCGCCACTTCACGATCGATCTGTCGCACACCGCCACCGCCCGTACGGACGCGCTGGAGATGGTGGACCGCATGGGCGACCGGCTGGCCCATCTCCATCTCGCCGACGGCCAGGGCTCCAACAAGGACGAGCACCTGGTGCCCGGGCGCGGCACCCAGCCCTGCGCCGAGCTGCTGGAACGGCTCGCGGTCGGCGGATTCAACGGCAATGTGGTCGTCGAGGTCAACACCCGGCGTGCCATGTCCACGACCGAGCGCGAGGCCGATCTGGCGGAGGCCCTGGCCTTCACCCGGCTGCACCTCGCGTCGCCGACCTCGGCCACCCGGCGGCGCAGGGCGGTGCCCGGTTCATGA
- a CDS encoding TetR/AcrR family transcriptional regulator, with the protein MTAAASGSATPPRKRGRPARTSTSDGPAARDRILIAARNEFAERGYDKTSIRGIAKAAEVDPALVHHYFGTKEQVFEAAIELIFAPAMGVPDAVHGSREGAGERMARYMFGIWENPVSRLPLLAVMRSALTNETAAAVLRGMIERRVLVRMAGELDVPNPEFRAQLAAGHLIGIALLRYVIRMEPMASAEADDIVAMVGPTLQRYLTES; encoded by the coding sequence ATGACCGCCGCCGCATCCGGGTCCGCCACGCCCCCGCGCAAGCGTGGCCGCCCGGCCCGTACGAGCACCTCCGACGGCCCCGCCGCCCGCGACCGGATCCTGATCGCGGCGCGCAACGAGTTCGCCGAGCGCGGCTACGACAAGACCTCGATCCGCGGCATCGCCAAGGCCGCGGAGGTGGACCCGGCGCTGGTCCACCACTACTTCGGCACCAAGGAGCAGGTCTTCGAGGCGGCCATCGAGCTGATCTTCGCCCCCGCCATGGGCGTCCCGGACGCGGTGCACGGCAGCCGGGAGGGCGCGGGCGAGCGGATGGCCCGCTATATGTTCGGCATCTGGGAGAACCCGGTCAGCAGGCTGCCGCTGCTCGCCGTGATGCGCTCGGCGCTGACCAACGAGACCGCCGCCGCGGTGCTGCGCGGCATGATCGAGCGCCGGGTGCTGGTGCGGATGGCGGGTGAGCTGGACGTCCCGAACCCGGAGTTCCGGGCCCAGCTCGCGGCCGGGCATCTGATCGGGATCGCGCTGCTGCGGTATGTGATCCGGATGGAGCCGATGGCCTCGGCGGAGGCGGACGACATCGTGGCCATGGTGGGGCCGACCCTCCAGCGGTATCTGACCGAAAGCTGA
- the ilvD gene encoding dihydroxy-acid dehydratase has product MPELRSRTVTHGRNMAGARALMQASGVAREDFGKPIVAVANSFTEFVPGHTHLQPVGRIVSEAIHAAGGIPREFNTIAVDDGIAMGHGGMLYSLPSRDLIADSVEYMVEAHCADALICISNCDKITPGMLMAAMRLNIPTVFVSGGPMEAGRATLVDGTVRKLDLINAISDAVNENVSDEDILRIENNACPTCGSCSGMFTANSMNCLTEAMGLSLPGNGSVLATHTARKALYETAGRTVVEITKRHYEQDDETVLPRSIGSRAAFENAMALDIAMGGSTNTILHLLAAAQEAGLDYDLKDIDEVSRRVPCLAKVAPNVAPGGTYYMEDVHRAGGIPAILGELFRGGLLNEDVHSVHSSSLADWLKTWDVRGGSPSAEAVELWHAAPGCKRSATAFSQSERWDSLDTDAAGGCIRDMEHAYSQDGGLAVLKGNLAVDGCVVKTAGVDESIWTFEGPAVVCESQEEAVERILGKQVKEGDVVVIRYEGPKGGPGMQEMLYPTSFLKGRGLGKACALVTDGRFSGGTSGLSIGHASPEAASGGTIALVRDGDRIRIDIPGRSIELLVSDEELAARREELGGVYAPKNRERKVSTALRAYAAMATSADKGAVRDISQLG; this is encoded by the coding sequence GTGCCCGAGCTGAGGTCTCGCACCGTCACCCACGGCCGCAACATGGCGGGCGCCCGCGCCCTTATGCAGGCTTCCGGCGTAGCGCGCGAGGACTTCGGCAAGCCGATCGTCGCCGTGGCCAACAGCTTCACCGAGTTCGTGCCCGGCCACACCCACCTCCAGCCGGTGGGCCGGATCGTCAGCGAGGCGATCCACGCGGCGGGCGGCATTCCGCGCGAGTTCAACACCATCGCCGTGGACGACGGCATCGCCATGGGCCACGGCGGGATGCTCTACAGCCTCCCCTCCCGCGACCTGATCGCCGACTCCGTGGAGTACATGGTCGAGGCGCACTGCGCCGACGCGCTGATCTGCATCTCCAACTGCGACAAGATCACCCCCGGAATGCTGATGGCCGCGATGCGGCTCAACATCCCGACCGTCTTCGTCTCCGGCGGCCCCATGGAGGCGGGCCGGGCCACGCTCGTCGACGGCACCGTCCGCAAGCTGGACCTGATCAACGCCATCTCGGACGCCGTCAACGAGAACGTCTCGGACGAGGACATCCTCCGCATCGAGAACAACGCCTGCCCGACCTGCGGCTCCTGTTCCGGCATGTTCACCGCCAACTCGATGAACTGCCTGACCGAGGCGATGGGCCTCTCCCTGCCGGGCAACGGTTCGGTGCTGGCCACCCACACCGCCCGTAAGGCGCTCTACGAGACCGCCGGCCGTACGGTCGTGGAGATCACCAAGCGCCACTACGAGCAGGACGACGAGACGGTTCTGCCGCGCTCCATCGGCTCCCGCGCCGCCTTCGAGAACGCCATGGCGCTCGACATCGCCATGGGCGGCTCGACCAACACGATCCTGCACCTGCTGGCCGCCGCCCAGGAGGCCGGTCTCGACTACGACCTCAAGGACATCGACGAGGTCTCGCGCCGGGTGCCGTGCCTCGCCAAGGTCGCCCCGAACGTCGCCCCCGGCGGCACGTACTACATGGAGGACGTGCACCGCGCGGGTGGCATCCCGGCGATCCTCGGCGAACTGTTCCGCGGCGGGCTGCTGAACGAGGACGTCCACTCCGTGCACAGCTCCTCGCTCGCCGACTGGCTCAAGACCTGGGACGTGCGCGGCGGTTCGCCGTCCGCCGAGGCCGTCGAGCTGTGGCACGCGGCCCCCGGCTGCAAGCGCTCCGCCACCGCCTTCTCGCAGTCCGAGCGCTGGGACTCGCTGGACACGGACGCCGCCGGCGGCTGCATCCGCGACATGGAGCACGCCTACTCCCAGGACGGCGGACTCGCCGTCCTCAAGGGCAATCTGGCCGTCGACGGCTGCGTGGTGAAGACCGCGGGCGTGGACGAGTCCATCTGGACCTTCGAGGGCCCGGCCGTGGTCTGCGAATCCCAGGAGGAGGCCGTCGAGCGGATCCTGGGCAAGCAGGTCAAGGAGGGCGACGTGGTCGTCATCCGCTACGAGGGCCCCAAGGGCGGCCCCGGCATGCAGGAGATGCTCTACCCGACCTCCTTCCTCAAGGGCCGGGGCCTGGGCAAGGCGTGCGCGCTGGTCACCGACGGCCGCTTCTCCGGCGGCACCTCGGGTCTCTCCATCGGCCACGCCTCGCCGGAGGCGGCGTCCGGCGGCACCATCGCCCTGGTCCGGGACGGCGACCGGATCCGCATCGACATCCCCGGCCGCTCCATCGAACTCCTGGTGAGCGATGAGGAGTTGGCGGCCCGCCGCGAGGAGCTCGGCGGGGTCTACGCCCCGAAGAACCGCGAGCGCAAGGTGTCCACCGCGCTGCGCGCCTACGCGGCGATGGCCACCAGCGCCGACAAGGGCGCGGTCCGCGACATCAGCCAGCTGGGCTGA
- a CDS encoding protein kinase domain-containing protein translates to MALRAGDPESIGGYALERRLGRGGMGTVYLARSPSGRRLALKVVHQQFADDDEFRVRFRQEVAAARRVSGAFTAAVVDADPEAVLPWMATSYVPGRTLAEQVAADGPLRGAALRRLAIGLVEALRDIHRAGVVHRDLKPANIVLSDEGPRVIDFGISRAADHQTLTMTGRVMGTPPFMSPEQLRDPREVGPESDVFSLATVLVYAATGQSPFDADSPYMTAYHVVYEPPALDTVTGPLRDAVADCLSKEPSARPGLDELLDRLRTLSEDDGENGAEGADGADRDDRKDDGDDRKDVTDADGGIGEGGEGDEGNAAVPTEVGRAPGRAHLTRRPLVSAATAAGLVAAIVGAIVLLRAGSGPEGEPDARPTTRSSANGSLPSGWRPWQRTLAGPGTDIVTSADGAPRSISGPTGRRCLPSGTDLYCGGSGIALTRLDIRGRVTWHRSTEPSELIGVAGGLVLGTVEKSDGTARLEGYRTSDGERVWRTDIGSAYQGAVFQRGDHPAVLTQSWDEETFQAVDVRTGRTLWSRRVGHGLACGPDVVSGRPLADCGPLEDQGDPAVPNGLYTLSPTTGAPRRIGTLFVGSFLAERSGDLLYLEQREHDTDDYTDLVFLGADGGRERRVKLPAGLSGRQITPALVGDTLYFVRQNGEVTAVTTAGKRLWSKATQVEWLGPPVVSGRRNALYLATAAGRVIALDRRDGRVLLRTKARTDPGGVPAELSLSGDALTMVYGYDTLEASGMDVGRGG, encoded by the coding sequence ATGGCACTGCGCGCCGGGGACCCGGAGTCCATCGGAGGCTACGCACTCGAGCGGCGGCTCGGCCGTGGCGGGATGGGCACGGTGTATCTGGCCCGGTCGCCGTCGGGGCGGCGGCTGGCGCTGAAGGTGGTGCATCAGCAGTTCGCCGACGACGACGAGTTCCGGGTGCGGTTCCGGCAGGAGGTCGCGGCCGCCCGCCGGGTCAGCGGCGCGTTCACCGCCGCCGTCGTGGACGCGGACCCCGAGGCCGTGCTGCCGTGGATGGCGACCTCGTACGTCCCCGGCCGCACCCTCGCCGAACAGGTCGCGGCGGACGGTCCACTGCGCGGCGCCGCGTTGCGGCGGCTGGCGATCGGGCTGGTCGAGGCGTTGCGGGACATCCACCGGGCGGGTGTGGTGCACCGGGATCTGAAACCGGCCAACATCGTGCTGTCCGACGAGGGCCCCCGCGTCATCGACTTCGGCATCTCACGGGCGGCCGACCACCAGACCCTGACCATGACGGGCCGGGTCATGGGCACGCCCCCGTTCATGTCGCCGGAGCAGCTGCGCGATCCGCGCGAGGTCGGCCCGGAGTCCGATGTGTTCTCGCTGGCGACGGTGCTGGTGTACGCGGCGACCGGCCAGAGCCCGTTCGACGCGGACAGCCCGTATATGACCGCCTATCACGTGGTCTACGAGCCCCCGGCGCTGGACACGGTGACCGGGCCGCTGCGTGACGCGGTCGCGGACTGCCTGAGCAAGGAGCCGTCCGCGCGTCCCGGGCTGGACGAGCTGCTGGACCGGCTGCGGACGCTGTCCGAGGACGACGGTGAGAACGGTGCCGAGGGTGCCGACGGTGCGGACCGTGACGACCGTAAGGACGACGGTGACGACCGTAAGGACGTCACGGACGCGGACGGCGGCATCGGCGAGGGTGGCGAGGGCGACGAGGGCAACGCCGCCGTGCCGACCGAAGTCGGCCGTGCGCCGGGCCGCGCCCATCTGACGCGCCGCCCCTTGGTGTCCGCCGCCACTGCCGCGGGCCTGGTAGCCGCGATCGTGGGGGCGATCGTCCTCCTGCGGGCCGGGTCCGGACCCGAGGGCGAGCCGGACGCCCGCCCCACCACCCGCTCATCGGCGAACGGCTCGCTCCCGTCCGGCTGGCGCCCCTGGCAGCGCACCCTCGCCGGGCCCGGCACCGACATCGTGACCAGCGCCGATGGCGCTCCGCGCTCGATCAGCGGGCCGACCGGCCGCCGCTGTCTGCCTTCGGGCACGGATCTGTACTGCGGCGGTTCCGGGATCGCCCTGACCCGGCTGGACATCCGGGGGCGGGTGACCTGGCACCGGTCGACGGAGCCGAGCGAGCTGATCGGAGTGGCCGGCGGTCTCGTGCTGGGCACCGTGGAGAAGTCGGACGGCACGGCCCGGCTGGAGGGCTACCGCACCAGCGACGGTGAGCGGGTCTGGCGTACCGACATCGGCAGCGCGTACCAAGGGGCGGTGTTCCAGCGAGGGGACCACCCGGCCGTGCTCACCCAGAGCTGGGACGAGGAGACCTTCCAGGCGGTGGACGTGCGCACCGGCCGCACGCTCTGGTCGCGCCGGGTCGGCCACGGGCTGGCCTGTGGCCCGGATGTGGTGTCCGGACGCCCCCTCGCCGACTGCGGACCGCTGGAGGACCAGGGCGACCCGGCCGTTCCGAACGGGCTCTACACCCTCTCCCCCACCACGGGAGCGCCCCGGCGGATCGGCACTCTCTTCGTGGGCTCCTTCCTCGCCGAGCGCTCGGGCGACCTCCTCTATCTGGAGCAGCGCGAGCACGACACCGACGACTACACCGATCTGGTCTTCCTCGGCGCGGACGGGGGACGGGAGCGCCGGGTGAAACTGCCCGCGGGGCTGTCCGGCCGGCAGATCACGCCCGCCCTGGTGGGCGACACGCTCTACTTCGTCCGGCAGAACGGCGAGGTCACCGCCGTCACCACGGCCGGAAAGCGGCTGTGGAGCAAGGCGACGCAGGTGGAGTGGCTGGGCCCGCCCGTGGTGTCCGGGCGCCGGAACGCCCTGTATCTGGCCACCGCCGCGGGCCGGGTGATCGCGCTGGACCGCCGGGACGGCCGGGTGCTGTTGCGGACCAAGGCGCGTACGGACCCCGGTGGCGTCCCCGCCGAGCTGAGCTTGAGCGGGGACGCACTCACCATGGTCTACGGGTACGACACTCTGGAGGCGTCCGGGATGGACGTCGGCCGGGGCGGCTGA
- a CDS encoding protein kinase domain-containing protein yields MPPVHRAGTGPEAEDPEYAGQYQLEARLGSGGMGVVHLARSPSGRRLAVKVVHAGLAEDPEFRARFRQEVAAARRVSGAFTAPVVDADPEGPRPWMATLYIPGPTLAEHVKRSGPLAPDETVQLAAGLAEALRDIHRAGVVHRDLKPSNVLLAADGPKVIDFGISRPSDSELRTETGKLIGTPPFMAPEQFQRPRAVGPAADVFALGSVLVHAATGRGPFESESPYIVAYQVVHDEADLAGVPDELLPLIQRCLAKDPEDRPTPDALMTVLRAVRRPQAPVPRGPVPLVPQQRTPEPHSLPGVRWGQDDGGTTDTQVKAVPAETPAPDTADPDPAAPDPAASDPADPDTHVKAASEPEPAADQPESAPGEPVARRRGIRRWALSGLAAAVLLGAGTVVALRPFDGTDSSGGGRPRISAATAEAWRPWTTGLDVGKAAGSGARPAFCSYGAGALYCARHGVETARVDPDDGRVVWSRASAAARPGDGATISAPVVAGGLVRTVSPDGGRLRALDPTTHRVRWSRDVSRYQGGVYSSGDTVLLVTPDGMVTSVNGTTNKERWSHRLPGHARPVFFSYGDGRTAYAVTTAGDGSHTLVTAVDTVRGTTRWHASLGGNLTPAGSGPDGVLLLTETDSQTSTTAVVRYDPERRSARRVALSAPVSALSTVTSGDRVYVLGTDGGLVAVDTAREGSARARLWRVETSVSNASPLVAADGRLYFSAADGRLLAVDARRGEVIGETRSRGGAAGQGFLDLMPAPVVADGKVFATAPDGTLFAVDGRNPAGW; encoded by the coding sequence ATGCCGCCGGTGCACAGAGCCGGGACGGGCCCGGAAGCGGAGGATCCGGAGTACGCCGGGCAGTACCAGCTCGAGGCGCGCCTCGGATCCGGTGGCATGGGCGTGGTCCATCTGGCCCGCTCGCCCTCGGGGCGGCGGCTCGCGGTGAAGGTCGTCCATGCCGGGCTGGCCGAAGACCCCGAGTTCCGGGCGCGGTTCCGGCAGGAGGTGGCGGCCGCCCGGCGGGTCAGCGGCGCGTTCACGGCGCCCGTGGTGGATGCCGACCCGGAGGGGCCCAGGCCCTGGATGGCCACCCTCTACATCCCCGGCCCGACCCTCGCCGAACACGTCAAGCGGAGCGGCCCGTTGGCGCCGGACGAGACCGTGCAACTTGCGGCGGGGCTCGCCGAGGCGCTGCGGGACATCCATCGGGCGGGCGTGGTGCACCGCGATCTCAAGCCGAGCAATGTGCTGCTGGCGGCGGACGGCCCGAAGGTCATCGACTTCGGCATCTCCCGGCCGTCGGACAGCGAACTGCGCACCGAGACGGGGAAGCTGATCGGCACTCCGCCGTTCATGGCGCCGGAGCAGTTCCAGCGGCCGCGTGCGGTGGGACCGGCGGCGGATGTGTTCGCGCTGGGGTCGGTGCTGGTGCACGCGGCCACCGGGCGGGGGCCGTTCGAGTCCGAGAGCCCGTACATCGTGGCGTATCAGGTGGTGCACGACGAGGCGGATCTGGCGGGCGTGCCGGATGAGCTGCTGCCGCTGATCCAGCGGTGTCTGGCCAAGGACCCCGAGGACCGCCCCACGCCCGACGCGCTGATGACGGTGTTGCGCGCGGTACGCAGGCCCCAGGCGCCGGTGCCGCGCGGACCCGTTCCGCTGGTGCCGCAGCAGCGGACACCGGAGCCGCACTCGCTGCCGGGTGTGCGCTGGGGGCAGGACGACGGCGGCACCACGGATACGCAGGTGAAGGCGGTCCCTGCCGAAACGCCGGCCCCCGATACGGCGGATCCCGATCCCGCGGCCCCCGATCCCGCGGCCTCCGATCCCGCGGATCCCGATACGCATGTGAAGGCGGCTTCCGAGCCGGAACCGGCCGCGGACCAGCCCGAGTCGGCGCCGGGCGAGCCCGTGGCGCGGCGCCGGGGCATCCGGCGGTGGGCCCTCTCCGGGCTCGCGGCCGCCGTACTGCTCGGCGCGGGCACGGTCGTCGCACTGCGCCCGTTCGACGGTACGGACTCCTCCGGTGGCGGCCGGCCGCGGATCAGTGCGGCGACCGCGGAGGCGTGGCGCCCCTGGACGACCGGGCTGGACGTCGGAAAGGCCGCGGGCTCGGGGGCGCGGCCCGCGTTCTGCTCGTACGGAGCGGGCGCGCTGTACTGCGCCCGGCACGGTGTCGAGACCGCCCGGGTCGATCCGGACGACGGCCGGGTGGTCTGGTCGCGGGCATCCGCGGCGGCGCGCCCCGGGGACGGCGCGACGATCTCCGCTCCCGTGGTCGCGGGCGGTCTGGTGCGGACGGTGTCCCCGGACGGCGGGCGGCTGCGGGCGCTCGACCCCACGACCCACCGCGTCCGCTGGAGCCGCGATGTGTCCCGCTACCAGGGCGGGGTCTACTCCTCGGGCGACACCGTGCTGCTGGTCACGCCGGACGGCATGGTCACTTCGGTGAACGGGACGACGAACAAGGAGCGTTGGAGCCACCGGCTGCCCGGCCACGCCCGACCGGTCTTCTTCTCCTACGGCGACGGCCGCACCGCGTACGCCGTGACCACCGCGGGCGACGGCTCGCACACGCTGGTCACGGCGGTGGACACGGTGCGCGGTACGACGCGCTGGCACGCCTCGCTCGGCGGCAACCTCACCCCGGCCGGAAGCGGCCCCGATGGCGTGCTGCTGCTGACCGAAACGGACAGCCAGACCAGTACCACCGCCGTGGTGCGCTACGACCCGGAGCGGCGCTCGGCGCGGCGGGTCGCGCTGTCCGCGCCGGTGTCCGCGCTCAGCACCGTCACCAGCGGCGACCGGGTGTATGTACTGGGCACGGACGGCGGGTTGGTGGCCGTCGACACCGCGCGCGAGGGCTCGGCGCGGGCGCGGCTCTGGCGCGTGGAGACCTCGGTCTCCAACGCCTCGCCGCTGGTGGCGGCGGACGGCCGGCTGTACTTCTCGGCCGCGGACGGCCGGCTGCTGGCCGTGGACGCCCGGCGGGGCGAAGTGATCGGCGAGACCCGCTCGCGCGGTGGCGCGGCCGGTCAGGGTTTCCTGGATCTGATGCCCGCGCCGGTGGTGGCGGACGGCAAGGTGTTCGCGACGGCCCCGGACGGCACGCTCTTCGCCGTGGACGGGCGGAATCCGGCCGGTTGGTGA